In the Sandaracinus amylolyticus genome, CGCGCTGCATCTGCGGCATCGAGATCGTCCCGCGCAGCTCGCAGTAGCGATCCCACGTGTGCTCGAGCGCCAGCGACTCGATCGTCACGTCGTGCGCGGCGAGCACGCGCTCCGACATCGCGTGGAGGTCCGCGACCACGTCGCCGGTCGTCAGCACCGTCGCCGCCGCGACCTCGCCCACGTCGACGTTCATCATCGCGAGCGTCTCGAAGAGCGGCGCGTAGACCTCCGCCGCGCGTGCGCCCCACGGCGCATCGGGGGTCTCGCCGCGCGCCAGCGTCGCGAGCGCGTCGGGCACGCCGAGCGGGCGTCCCAGCGCATCGCCGAGCGCGCGCATCACCACCAGCGCGTACGTGCGATCGGGCGCGAGCACGAACCCGGGCCGAGGCGAGACCGCGAGCAGATGCGCGCCGGTCGATCCGTCCTCGGGCATCGTCGCCGCGACCACCGGCACCAGCGCGCCGCGCGCGGACGAGTCGGGATCGACGTCGACCAGCAGGATCGGCGCGTCGCGCTCCGCCGCGATCACGTCGTCCGCCGAGCGCGCCCCGAGGGGCGCCGAGAACCGCACGTACATCGCGGGCACCACCGGCCAGCCGCGGCGCTCGTCGGCGAGCGGCAGGAGATCGTTCAGGAGGTCGCTGCCGCGTGGGTTCGGATAGCCCGCGAGGTCCGGCGTGCCGTCCTCCTCGAGCCGCAGATCGGAGGGGAAGGGGAACGCGAAGAAGTCGCTGCCGATCGCCTCGGGATCGAAGCGCGCGATCGCCTCGCCGGGATCGACCCACGCGTCGCTCGCGCCTCCGTCGACGACGGTCCCGTCGTCGTCCCCGCATCCCACGAGCGCCACGATCACCAACACCCACGCGAGACGGCACTGCATCCGCGCGATGCTACTCGCGTCGGGGTGCGCGCGAAGGTATCGAAACCGGCCGTCGCTGACCGCGTCCACGTCGTCGACCGCAACGTCGGCGTGAGCCCGCCCGGTCCCTGGACCGCCAACCGGATCAGTGCTCTAGGATCGCGCTCGCGATGCGGTTCTCGCTCTTCGGCGTCCCGGTGCACGTGCGTCCGACCTTCTGGCTCGTCGCGCTGATGCTCGCGTCGCCCCGCCATCTCCAGGAGGGCGAGTGGGCGCACGTCGCGTCGTGGATCGCGATCGTGTTCGTCTCGGTGCTGGTGCACGAGCTCGGTCACGCGTGGGCGATGCGCGCGCTCGGTCGTGCGCCGCGCATCGAGCTCTGGGCGATGGGCGGTCTCACCCACTGGGGCGAGGGCCCGCGCATCTCGGGGTGGAAGCGCGCCGTGGTCTCGCTCGCCGGTCCCACCGCCGGCTTCGCGCTCGCGCTGCCGATCGCGATCGCCGCGCGCTGGGGCACGTTCGAGCCGGGCTCGCTCGAGCAGGACGCGATCGAGCAGGCGCTCTGGGTGAACCTGGGGTGGGGCGCGCTGAACCTCCTGCCCATCCTGCCGCTCGACGGAGGGCACGTCATGGAGGTGACGCTCACCTCGATGTTCGGCCCGCGCGGACCCCGCTTCGCGCGCTACGCGTCGATCGCGCTCTCGGCGATCGCGGCGGTCGTCGCGATGACGTACTCGGTGCCCGGTCTCGCGTTCATCGCGCTCTTCGCGGGCATGCAGTCGATGCGCGCCCTCGGCGCGCCCGAGGGCGACGGATCGATCCCGGCGCGCGCGCCGATCGATCCCGCGATCGAGCGCGCGATCGAGGACGCATGGGACGCGATCCGCGGCGGCCGCGAGGACGACGCGATCACCGCGTGCGACACGATCCTCGCGAGCACGCCCGACGACGAAGCGAGCGCGCCGCTGCGCGCGCGCCTGCTCGAGACGATCGCGTGGGCGCACCTCGAGGCGGGTCGCGAGCGCGCCGCGCTCGAGATCAGCCGGCGTATGCCTCCCCGGTTCCGCCCGAGCGCGCTGCTCGCCGCGCGCCTCCTGCTCGCGGAGGGCAAACACACCGAGGGCATGCTCGCGCTCGAGCGCGCGTGGCAGGACACGCCG is a window encoding:
- a CDS encoding site-2 protease family protein — encoded protein: MRFSLFGVPVHVRPTFWLVALMLASPRHLQEGEWAHVASWIAIVFVSVLVHELGHAWAMRALGRAPRIELWAMGGLTHWGEGPRISGWKRAVVSLAGPTAGFALALPIAIAARWGTFEPGSLEQDAIEQALWVNLGWGALNLLPILPLDGGHVMEVTLTSMFGPRGPRFARYASIALSAIAAVVAMTYSVPGLAFIALFAGMQSMRALGAPEGDGSIPARAPIDPAIERAIEDAWDAIRGGREDDAITACDTILASTPDDEASAPLRARLLETIAWAHLEAGRERAALEISRRMPPRFRPSALLAARLLLAEGKHTEGMLALERAWQDTPGDLPGLVLAAAHIDARQPERAVAMLRSLRGARLSTHAHLTIGAALFYAEQYEPALAVSELGWNRFHDPTHAYNAACSCARLGRVDAGLDWIGHAVRSGFDDVVKLESDDDLAPLRDDPRWREVVSARSPKR